GCTCGCCGCACAACCCGACGGGCCGGGTGTGGACCGAGGCGGAGCTGAAGGGCTTCGCGGCGCTGGCGGAGCAGTACGGCGTGGCCGTCGTCAGCGACGAGATCCACGCGGACCTGACGCACGCGGGGCACCGGCACGTGCCGTGGACGACCGTGGCGCCACGGGGCGGGCGCTGGGCGCTGATCACGTCCGGTTCGAAGGCGTTCAACTTCCCCGCGCTGAACGCCGCGTACGGGATCATCGGCGACCCCGCCGACCGCGTCGAGTTCGAGCGGCGCGTGGAGCGGGGCGAGGGACTGAACTCGCCGTCCGCCGTGGGCCTGACCGCGCACACGGCCGCGTACCGGCACGGCGCGGCCTGGCTGGACCGGCTCCGCCCGTACGTTCTGGCCAACACGCGACTGCTCGCCGACCGGCTGGAGGAGGCGTTCCCGGGCCGCGCCCTGTACGCGCCGCCGCAGGCCGGGTACCTGGCGTGGCTGGACCTGCGGCCGCTGGGCGTGGACGACGAGGCGTTCGGCGACGAGCTGGTGGCGCGGGAGAAGGTCGCCGTACGGCCCGGCTCGACGTACGGCGCGAAGGGGTTCGTACGGATCAACCTGGGCTGCCCGCGGAGCAAGGCCGAGCACGGGGTGGACGCGGTGGTCCGCACGCTGACCCGGATGGCGGGAGGACCCGGCCGGGCGTAGCAGACTGGGGGCATGTCCATTCACGAGAACCTGCTGGGCGGACCGCCCCCCACCCACCTCCCCGACGACCCGGAGCCGCGCGAGCTGCTGGAGTCCGGCGCCGCGCCCGAGGAGGTCGCCGCCAAGTACCCGGCGTCCTCCCTCGCCTGGGCGCGGCTCGCGGACGTGGCGTACGAGGGCGGCCGCGTCGTCGAGTCGTACGCCTACGCCCGCACCGGCTACCACCGGGGCCTGGACGCGCTGCGCCGCAGCGGCTGGAAGGGCCACGGCCCGGTGCCGTGGGAGCACGAGCCGAACCGCGGCTTCCTGCGCGCCCTGCACGCCCTGGCGCGGGCGGCGCGGGACATCGGCGAGCAGGAGGAGTACGAGCGCTGCTCGACGTTCCTGCGCGACTCCTCCCCGCTGGCGGCCGAGACGCTCGGCTGAGCGCCGCACCCCGCCGGGCGCCCCGCACCCGGCAGCCCCGCCTCCGGCCCGGACGCCCCGCCGCGTCCGGGCCGGAGGCACGTCGGGGCGTCACTCCGGCGCGGGTGCGTCGCGGACGCGTACGCGCAACGGCGTGGCCCGGGGACTCAACCGGCTGGTGACGCGGGCCAGTCGGGGGCCTTGACGGACCCGGCCGGTACGATCGCACAGACCATCGAATCTTGCGCCGGCCTTCCCCCCACCCGGCCATGACACGGGGAGAGGTCTGTTGGGCAAGCGTGGAGTGCCCGCGTCGAGGCGTCGGCGCGGCAGCAGGGGAGCGCGCCGCAGGGGGAGCGCCCGTCGGCCGCTGGGCCGCATAGTGCTCGGCGGCGCCGCACTCGGGGTCCTCGCCCTGGGCGGGGGCGCCGCCGTCGCGCACTGGACGGGCGGCGAACCGGCCGCCGCGAGCCGCCCGTCCGCCGCCGCACCCGAGACGCCCGGCACGTCCGCGCGGCGCTCGCCGCAGGCCCCGTCGCCGCAGGCGAGCGGCAAGGCGTCCCCGCCGCCCTCGCCGTCACCGTCCGCGAGCGCCGAGAAGGAACCCGACCCG
This genomic window from Streptomyces thermolilacinus SPC6 contains:
- a CDS encoding DUF3151 domain-containing protein, whose translation is MSIHENLLGGPPPTHLPDDPEPRELLESGAAPEEVAAKYPASSLAWARLADVAYEGGRVVESYAYARTGYHRGLDALRRSGWKGHGPVPWEHEPNRGFLRALHALARAARDIGEQEEYERCSTFLRDSSPLAAETLG
- a CDS encoding MalY/PatB family protein; amino-acid sequence: MAHETTTYDFDTVVGIRGTGSFQWDVLPELYGVPDLVPFTISDMDFRLAPEVLDAVRQRVERGVFGYTDWRHTGFPEAVRDWWATRHGVDLDPAALVFGPSVLSELAQLLRMWTRPGDGVVVHVPTYDGFIKTLDAQGRELRGVPVGDTAALERELARPDSTMLLLCSPHNPTGRVWTEAELKGFAALAEQYGVAVVSDEIHADLTHAGHRHVPWTTVAPRGGRWALITSGSKAFNFPALNAAYGIIGDPADRVEFERRVERGEGLNSPSAVGLTAHTAAYRHGAAWLDRLRPYVLANTRLLADRLEEAFPGRALYAPPQAGYLAWLDLRPLGVDDEAFGDELVAREKVAVRPGSTYGAKGFVRINLGCPRSKAEHGVDAVVRTLTRMAGGPGRA